The DNA region TGTCTTTCTCTGGCTCCGCCTTGCAATACAGAGCGTTGTACGTGGAATCGAGAATGAAGACCCGTGGGATTTGCTGGTGTCTCGATTGATGCAACTTCCCAATGCCCTCGAGGACCTGTACGCCGATATGTGGAAGAGGCTGAACGAAGATCAGCCTTTGTACCGGGAATCGGAAGCGACCTATTTCCAAATCATAATTGGAGCCGGCCAGGAATACTTCATCCCAGACGTGGCTGACCACGATGACGTTCAACTATGCATTCCTTACCTCACATCGCTCTACATTGCATGTGCAACCCAACCGACGTTACAAGAAACAAGTCTTCCTATGAGCATCGGTACGAACTTTGAAGGTCAACTACGAGAGCTCTGCCGCAAAACCGAGAGCGAGATACGTACGCGATGTGCTGGGCTTGTTGAGATAACCACACCCGAATCATTGATGGATGAAGGTCTAGCCGATGAGGAGAATCCAATGTGGGAACTGCTCAATTCAGTTGACCTTATCCACCGCAGCGCACACGACTTTTTCGTCGACACGGAACAGGGAAAGCAGATTCTCAGTCAAGGCAAGTTTTCGAGGTCGGAAATGTACTTCCAGACGATGAAGGGTGCTTTGTGCTGGATCCAACTGGTGTCAAAAGCTTTTGAGACTTCTTACGATATTAATGACGTGTTGAAAGAGTTGGCTAAGTCCTTCAAATTGCAAGACGAGTACAAGGGCTCGTCACATAGGGCCACGGAGCTTCTGTCCGTCGCGCAGTCATTCTATGAGAAAGGATTTTTGGATCATTGGCATATTCAATGGCCGCGCACTCCATTTCTAGTGCACGTATTAGAAACAGAGCCGACCCTGTTCGCGCTAGTCGAAAAGAGCATCGATGCTACACTCGCTACGGACATACTCAGAGGAATAACATGGTCACATCTCTCCGAAGCAAACGAACCACGGGAGTTAGCGGCGAACCTGCTTTCTGTTGGTGCTGACCCAGTTGCCGTCAGTCCACGCGCAGTGGGCTATGGCAGGTTCACTCACATCTTACGGAGAAACGCAATGTGGACATTGCTACACGAATTTCTCCTCCGTCCCTGGTCACATGGCTCAGTAACTGCACGCCGCGCTACAgaggcagctgcagcaaTGTTGGAGCTGCGCCCCGCCTTTGACAACTGGGGGTTGCTGCAACCTTTCATGCTGACACCAATTCGTGGTGTTGAATCATTCCACACCCCCCACCTAGCGCtgatcaagggcaagggatTTGAAAGCTTTTTTGGCTCGGGAACTGCGGTGATTCTGGTCCTCGAGGCAAATACGTCCTTCCTCTTAAAGCACGTCTTGGACAGTTTGTCGACACCCGATAGAACGGAGCTGGAATCTATAGTGCAACAGTTAGAGGCCAGGATCACCAACCCTGTGGCTCGAGTATCCTCGTTGTTTCTCGATCCCAGGTCCGGACAGGGCGGTTGGTTTCGGGTCGTGGACCCAGGCCCATTCCAGGGCATCATCGCGTTAATATTCAGCTATGCGCCAATGCCTGACGGAAGCCGAGAGGCGGATTCGAGGCTGCTATTCCAAAAATGGCATGAGATCGCCCTCTCTCTGACTGAAGATGCCAATGTCCTGGAGAGCATaaatgaagaagatgttTTCGTGGCACAGGCTGATGAAAGGCGGCTCGGGCCATGCATGTTGGAGCAAGGTGGCTTTGATTGGCCTTGTGAGTTTCAAAAGCTGTCTGACTCGGGTCACCACCCCAAGGCCTTTCCGCACCTACGTGCTACAGCTAGGCTCTATGACTCTACCTCTGGGTCCGACTCTagctctggctctggcgcTGCTCAAGAGCATGATGCAGAGGCTTGCTGATGGCTTGAGGTTGGATTTCGGCAGTTACAACAGTTTGGAAGTAGACATGGAACGGAAATGGTACACGGGGCAAGCATCCTCGCCGATAGAATGAACATGAGTATCTACCAAAGCCGCACGTCACCTCAGCTTTGTGTATACGTCATAACGAACTTCATCAGTAGCAGAACAGCACGTATCTTAATATGCAATACACGTTCGTGGTCAAGCGGCTGCTCACGAACGTAAATGGCTTTAGGTAGCATAACAATGCTTGATTGCTCCGCAACCAGCAGAGGATGCCCCGGCTGGTCTTTCTTGCTGTCCCCTCGCATCGATCCATCACTCGATCGAACATGTCTAGGGTGGGAGATATCTTTCGCTCATCTGCGGCTGGACTAATAATGACGTCCTTTCCTGAACTGTCTGTACTGCTGtggccgaggacaagatcgtGACCTAGACCGTGGGATCCGAAATCAGGTCTTTCCATCAAGACCGAGAGCATTAAGCGATCCTTACCTCGGTACGTCTCCTCCCAACTGGTCCGCTCAATCCAAGGGCCATTCACCACGTCTGCAGAAAGACGTACCGGAATAGCTCGTCGAGTTGGGCAAATCGCTTTACCTTTCTCGTTTCGCAAGTAGAGATACACCTTAGCCCTATAGACGCCATAttctttatttcttatagtaGACATGACCATTTCAAAAACTTTGTTCTTACATCTTAACCCTATCACCATGCACCCTTacctcaatggcctcgaaaCACCTCCCTTTCTTCATGTAGCATCAAAATGCCAGATTATCTCACCATTGATGAAACATTCCCCTCACGCTACGGCTCAGATTTGGCTGCAATCGACGCCATCAACTCCACACTCTGCGGGGCTCATTGCCATGTAGCCAATCCCTCGTACACGTTTATGCAGACGACCATTCAATGGCCGTTCGGCAGTGAGGAGAGGAGTTATCATTCAAGAGGATTCGTGTAGCAGTGCAAATGCTACTTAAGCAGGGGGCCGTCCAGGTGTGATGCGGCAGATACTTATTCCTCAGATCAAGGTAGCATCGCAAATATGCCTCAGCACGAACGCGTCCCCTCATCTTGGACTCTGCGTTCTGAAGCCGACCAAGGCAGTGAGACAAGCTCCTCAGTGCATCTCAAGTCCCAAGACCCCGAACTCCCATTCAACTTTTCTTTTGAGGCTGTTTTCCCCAATGTCTTTCGAACAACCTACATCAGTGACAGTCACCCTCTGCCACCTTATCCTAGCATCCCAACACCCACCAAAGACCTGTCGGATGCTCAAATAAACGTCCAAGCGACAGAATCGAGCAAGGAAATCCTCATTGGAGACATCAGCGCCAAAGTTGACTGGAGTGATTCATGCCCTCTGGTCAGCGTATCTCTCGGAGACTCAAATGAGGCACCCCTCCACCAGGATCTCCCTCATCGCGCCTATGTTGTCAACGGCGGAGGAGTGGGACATTATTCCCGGTACAACCGCGGCACTCTTcatgtcggccttggcgaaAAGGCCGCTCCAATGAATCTCTCTGGCCGGAGATTCCAACTTTCTGCCACTGACAGCTTTGGCTACGACAACTACAAGACAGACCCCCTATACAAGAACATCCCCCTGCTCATCAACGCTACTCCTCAGGGCTGCGTTGCGCTCTTCTCAACCAGCCATACCAGAGGCGAGTACTCGATTGGgtccgagatggatggcatgtgGGGTCACTACAAGGTCCTTCGTCAAGACTATGGCGGGTTGGAAGAGTACATGATCGTTGGGAAGACGCTAAAGGACATTGTCACTACCTATGCCAGACTTGCCGGGTATCCCTTGCTGGTTCCTCGCTGGGCTTTTGGCTATCTCTCTGGAGGCATGAAGTACTCAATGCTTGACGATCCTCCAGCATCCGAGGCACTTCTTGAACTCGCACgaaagatgaaggagaatgACATCCCTTGCTCCGCTTATCAGATGTCCTCTGGATACACTGTCTCCGAACATCCCCCCAAGACTCGAAACGTCTTCACCTGGAACCACCACCGCTTTCCGGATCCCAAGGCCTTTATCGAAGAATACCACAAGCTTGGTATGAGACTGATTGCCAACGTCAAGCCCTACATTCTCGAGAACCATCCCGAGTACCAGAAGCTAAAGGATGCCGGTGCCTTGTTCACAGACCCGCATACCAATCAGAGCGCCATCGCCAGGCTATGGAGTGCCGGAGGAGGTGAAAGCGGTCTGGGTGGCCATATTGACTTTACTTCGGCAGCTGGCTTCAAGTGGTGGTacgagggcatcaagaagctACGCGAAGAAGGCATCGACTGCATGTGGAATGACAACAATGAATACGTCATCGCCGACGATGAGTGGAGGTGCGCACTCACTGAGCCATCCCTCACCATTCCAGAAGCCGCCAGATATCGCCCAGAAGTTGGACTCTGGGGTCGGAGTCTTCAGACCGAACTCCATGGCAAATCTTCT from Fusarium keratoplasticum isolate Fu6.1 chromosome 12, whole genome shotgun sequence includes:
- a CDS encoding NACHT domain-containing protein, with translation MSGFEALGLACCVFQTISFTRETAGVCKAIYRGQKTPDSILEENATAMIQAADEVKTSCRVISTPEEKCLANIAGECAKTAKKLEEEVQKITKLHKKGDFLAAARARARSLWKRTYIEELDGDLDRYRGTMQNLLINQICNQSKALGLQQRQDFDKLDQKLQSFIANIAAGRTNMEDLLRTEGNLTREYITAEATRAAKFVEAHVTKEVQEHELKAATVNQCERLLGSLKFQEMNQRQNAITDPEDATFERIFRAYENTTNVGETIENRDVTDEDDTDEIDVVWQRFVDWLRSGEGLFWLQGKPGSGKSTLVRYIIDNEATQTLLNQWHSGTRIISHYFWKIGTPMQNNIKGLFCSLLYQLLQDNEKLVSFLIRTFPFTDSKNHPHDWSDRDLERVLLAALKEKEVEQPVCIFIDGLDEYNGDYGDHGLVERIQGLIESDKVKLCVASRPEPRLLNRLNKEPCLRLQDLTGPDMRVHIQTTFNKMVPNGQLSVKELDALADRLLMKAEGVFLWLRLAIQSVVRGIENEDPWDLLVSRLMQLPNALEDLYADMWKRLNEDQPLYRESEATYFQIIIGAGQEYFIPDVADHDDVQLCIPYLTSLYIACATQPTLQETSLPMSIGTNFEGQLRELCRKTESEIRTRCAGLVEITTPESLMDEGLADEENPMWELLNSVDLIHRSAHDFFVDTEQGKQILSQGKFSRSEMYFQTMKGALCWIQLVSKAFETSYDINDVLKELAKSFKLQDEYKGSSHRATELLSVAQSFYEKGFLDHWHIQWPRTPFLVHVLETEPTLFALVEKSIDATLATDILRGITWSHLSEANEPRELAANLLSVGADPVAVSPRAVGYGRFTHILRRNAMWTLLHEFLLRPWSHGSVTARRATEAAAAMLELRPAFDNWGLLQPFMLTPIRGVESFHTPHLALIKGKGFESFFGSGTAVILVLEANTSFLLKHVLDSLSTPDRTELESIVQQLEARITNPVARVSSLFLDPRSGQGGWFRVVDPGPFQGIIALIFSYAPMPDGSREADSRLLFQKWHEIALSLTEDANVLESINEEDVFVAQADERRLGPCMLEQGGFDWPCEFQKLSDSGHHPKAFPHLRATARLYDSTSGSDSSSGSGAAQEHDAEAC
- a CDS encoding Gal-mutarotas-2 domain-containing protein, whose product is MPQHERVPSSWTLRSEADQGSETSSSVHLKSQDPELPFNFSFEAVFPNVFRTTYISDSHPLPPYPSIPTPTKDLSDAQINVQATESSKEILIGDISAKVDWSDSCPLVSVSLGDSNEAPLHQDLPHRAYVVNGGGVGHYSRYNRGTLHVGLGEKAAPMNLSGRRFQLSATDSFGYDNYKTDPLYKNIPLLINATPQGCVALFSTSHTRGEYSIGSEMDGMWGHYKVLRQDYGGLEEYMIVGKTLKDIVTTYARLAGYPLLVPRWAFGYLSGGMKYSMLDDPPASEALLELARKMKENDIPCSAYQMSSGYTVSEHPPKTRNVFTWNHHRFPDPKAFIEEYHKLGMRLIANVKPYILENHPEYQKLKDAGALFTDPHTNQSAIARLWSAGGGESGLGGHIDFTSAAGFKWWYEGIKKLREEGIDCMWNDNNEYVIADDEWRCALTEPSLTIPEAARYRPEVGLWGRSLQTELHGKSSHDALVDADPDVRPFVLTRSATAGTMRYACSSWSGDNVTSWSSMKGANSLSLNAGMSLMQCYGHDIGGFEGPQPSPELLVRWVQQGIYSPRFAINCFKTGNDNQVGDVIEPWMYPEITHLVRKTIKRRYALIPYLYSLMLESHQRAIPPQRWTGWGYEADPEVWTEKIMDGETQYWLGDCLLIGGVFEPGAPKAQVYLPKASDNDDGFINLNAPYQHLLAGQWVTLDAEWHGAGIPVLAKVGSAIQIGKDVQVLSPGETTNPAQLPLDDYRAVEIFPPKGGLGNKWYDNAWYEDDGVSAVAKNRISKYEVSYAADSAEVKVKFIRHEESGFKAPWKNLHVILPPGDVRVVRCVDGTVMEELKSDEQGRRHFQIGPA